From Pseudomonas putida, one genomic window encodes:
- a CDS encoding glutathione S-transferase family protein, whose product MGLLIDGRWHDQWYENGKDGTFKRENAQRRNPLPAPEGGRYHLYVSLACPWAHRTLIVRALKGLEPLIDVSVVSWLMQENGWTFDQQQGSTGDHLDALEFMHQRYTQDDPHYTGRVTVPVLWDKKEKRIVNNESAEIIRIFNSAFNELTGNTLDLYPQPLRPTIEALNARIYPAVNNGVYRAGFATTQEAYEAAFDEVFNELDYLEALLDRQRYLAGEYLTEADVRLFTTLVRFDAVYHGHFKCNLRRLSDYPNLSNWLRELYQWPGVAPTVNMEHIQKHYYMSHKTINPNGIVPKGPLQDFNLPHDRERLPGKGIWS is encoded by the coding sequence ATGGGCCTATTGATCGACGGCCGCTGGCACGACCAGTGGTACGAAAACGGCAAGGATGGCACTTTCAAGCGCGAGAACGCCCAACGCCGCAATCCGCTGCCCGCCCCTGAAGGCGGTCGCTACCACCTCTATGTGTCGCTGGCCTGTCCATGGGCTCACCGCACCCTGATCGTTCGGGCGCTCAAAGGCTTGGAGCCGTTGATCGATGTGTCGGTGGTCAGTTGGCTGATGCAGGAAAACGGCTGGACTTTCGACCAGCAACAGGGCTCCACCGGCGATCACCTTGACGCCCTCGAATTCATGCACCAGCGCTATACCCAGGACGACCCGCACTACACAGGCCGCGTGACCGTGCCCGTGCTGTGGGATAAAAAGGAAAAGCGCATCGTCAACAACGAGTCGGCGGAGATCATCCGTATCTTCAACAGTGCGTTCAATGAGCTGACAGGCAACACCCTCGACCTGTATCCGCAGCCATTGCGCCCGACCATCGAGGCGCTCAACGCACGTATCTACCCAGCCGTGAACAATGGTGTTTACCGTGCCGGCTTCGCCACCACGCAAGAAGCCTACGAGGCTGCGTTCGACGAAGTGTTCAACGAGTTGGACTACCTGGAAGCACTGCTGGATCGCCAACGTTACCTGGCAGGCGAGTATCTGACTGAGGCCGATGTGCGCCTGTTTACCACGCTGGTGCGCTTCGATGCGGTGTATCACGGCCACTTCAAGTGCAACCTGCGCCGGTTGAGCGATTACCCGAACCTGTCGAACTGGCTGCGTGAGCTGTACCAGTGGCCGGGTGTGGCGCCGACGGTGAACATGGAGCACATCCAGAAGCACTATTACATGAGCCACAAAACCATCAATCCGAACGGGATCGTGCCCAAAGGCCCGCTGCAGGATTTCAACTTGCCGCATGATCGGGAACGGTTGCCTGGCAAAGGGATTTGGAGCTGA
- a CDS encoding glycosyl transferase family protein — protein MTDARPLTLQTPAEHPFAEFVRILGKGKRGARSLTREEARAAMALLLEGKVEDTQLGAFLMLLRHKEESAEELAGFTEALRAQLNAPRIAVDLDWPSYAGKKRHLPWFLLAAKCLAANGVRILMHGGGAHTAGRMYTEQLLALLEIPLCRHWSAVEQALDQQRLAFFPLYDWAPQLQRMIDLRNILGLRSPIHSLARVLNPLSARCGLQSIFHPGYQAVHREASRLLGDHAVVIKGDGGEIEVNPDVISHLYGTSAGENWDEEWPALSERRHVKPASLQPEQLLAVWRGEAQDSYGEMAVVATMALALRGLGQDREQAFATARSYWSARNQSNK, from the coding sequence ATGACAGACGCTCGCCCGCTCACCCTACAAACCCCGGCCGAACACCCGTTCGCCGAATTCGTACGCATCCTTGGCAAAGGCAAACGCGGTGCTCGCAGCCTCACCCGCGAGGAAGCCCGAGCCGCCATGGCCCTGCTGCTTGAAGGCAAGGTTGAAGACACCCAGCTCGGCGCCTTCCTCATGCTGCTGCGGCACAAGGAAGAAAGCGCGGAGGAGCTGGCGGGCTTCACCGAGGCCCTGCGCGCGCAACTGAATGCACCTCGCATCGCTGTCGATCTGGACTGGCCCAGCTATGCCGGCAAGAAGCGCCACCTACCTTGGTTCCTGCTGGCCGCCAAATGCCTGGCCGCCAACGGCGTGCGCATCCTGATGCATGGTGGTGGCGCCCACACCGCAGGGCGCATGTACACCGAGCAGCTGTTGGCCCTGCTGGAAATTCCGCTTTGTCGCCATTGGTCCGCCGTGGAGCAGGCGCTGGACCAGCAAAGGCTGGCGTTTTTCCCGCTGTACGATTGGGCCCCGCAACTGCAGCGCATGATCGACCTGCGCAACATACTTGGCCTGCGCTCCCCCATCCATTCGCTGGCCCGCGTGCTCAACCCGCTGAGCGCCCGCTGTGGCCTGCAGAGCATCTTCCACCCCGGCTACCAGGCCGTACACCGTGAGGCCAGCCGGCTGCTGGGTGACCACGCAGTAGTGATCAAGGGCGATGGCGGCGAAATTGAAGTTAACCCGGATGTCATCAGCCACCTGTACGGCACTAGCGCAGGTGAAAACTGGGACGAAGAGTGGCCAGCGCTGAGTGAGCGGCGCCATGTAAAACCTGCAAGCCTGCAGCCCGAACAACTGCTGGCGGTTTGGCGCGGGGAGGCTCAGGACAGCTATGGGGAAATGGCCGTGGTGGCGACCATGGCCTTGGCGTTGCGCGGCTTGGGGCAGGACCGCGAGCAGGCCTTTGCGACCGCACGCAGCTATTGGAGCGCCCGGAACCAATCGAATAAGTAG
- the tusB gene encoding sulfurtransferase complex subunit TusB, with amino-acid sequence MPTLHVISHSPFGDDRLSSCLRLLADEDALLLCGDAVYALRDGSEPQRLLQAAALEQRLFALDEDLQARGIRSELANTVDYQGFVALSLHYDKVNSWL; translated from the coding sequence ATGCCGACTTTGCATGTGATATCCCACTCGCCTTTTGGCGACGATCGTTTGAGCAGTTGCCTGCGCCTGCTTGCTGACGAAGATGCCCTGCTGCTGTGCGGCGACGCGGTGTATGCCCTGCGTGACGGCAGCGAACCACAGCGTCTGCTTCAGGCGGCAGCGTTGGAGCAGCGCCTTTTTGCACTCGACGAGGACCTGCAAGCGCGCGGTATCCGCAGCGAGTTGGCCAACACCGTGGACTATCAGGGGTTCGTCGCGCTGTCACTGCACTATGACAAGGTCAACAGCTGGCTATGA
- a CDS encoding nucleobase:cation symporter-2 family protein: MSSHEHSPGADAPANELVLGLEDKPRLLIGLLAALQHLLAIIVPIVTPGLLICQALGVSARDTNLIVSMSLVISGIATFVQCKRFGPFGAGLLIVQGTSFNFVGPLIAGGALMVKQGTPVESVMAAIFGVVIAGSFVEMGVSRILPFVKRLITPLVTGIVVLMIGLTLIKVGLISMGGGFGAMANGTFANGENLLLSGVVLAIIVILNRLPVVWMRSCAIVIALAVGYALAGYLGRLDFTGMHEAALFQVPTPLHFGLGFSWALFIPMLVIYLVTSLEAIGDVTATSKVSRQPVEGAVWMQRIKGGVLVNGANSLLAGLFNTFPSSIFAQNNGVIQLTGIASRHIGIWIAVMLVVLGLFPSVAGVIQAVPEPVLGGAAMVMFGAVAASGINILASTRLDRRALLIIAVSLALGLGVAQVPEFLAHMPAAIRNVLESGVATGGICALVLNWFLPERNEHA, encoded by the coding sequence ATGAGCTCACACGAACACAGCCCGGGCGCGGATGCGCCTGCCAATGAATTGGTGCTTGGCCTCGAGGACAAGCCACGGCTGCTGATCGGCCTGCTGGCGGCACTGCAGCACCTGCTGGCGATTATCGTGCCGATCGTGACCCCAGGCCTGCTTATCTGCCAGGCGCTAGGTGTTTCGGCGCGTGATACCAACCTGATCGTGTCGATGTCGCTGGTGATCTCGGGTATCGCCACCTTCGTGCAGTGCAAGCGGTTTGGGCCGTTCGGCGCGGGGTTGCTGATCGTACAGGGCACCAGCTTCAACTTCGTCGGCCCACTGATTGCAGGTGGGGCGCTGATGGTCAAGCAGGGCACCCCTGTCGAAAGCGTGATGGCAGCGATCTTCGGCGTGGTGATCGCCGGCTCGTTCGTCGAAATGGGCGTGTCGCGCATCCTGCCCTTCGTCAAACGCCTGATCACGCCGCTGGTGACGGGCATCGTGGTGTTGATGATCGGCCTGACCCTCATAAAGGTAGGCTTGATAAGCATGGGCGGCGGCTTTGGCGCCATGGCCAATGGCACCTTCGCCAATGGTGAAAACCTGCTGCTGTCGGGCGTGGTGCTGGCAATCATCGTCATCCTCAACCGCCTCCCGGTGGTGTGGATGCGCAGCTGCGCGATCGTCATCGCCCTGGCGGTGGGTTACGCCCTGGCGGGTTACCTCGGCCGGCTGGACTTCACCGGCATGCATGAAGCTGCACTGTTCCAGGTGCCGACGCCGCTGCACTTCGGCCTCGGTTTCTCGTGGGCGCTGTTCATCCCGATGCTGGTGATCTACCTGGTGACCTCACTGGAAGCCATCGGCGACGTTACGGCAACCAGCAAGGTCTCACGCCAACCGGTCGAAGGCGCGGTGTGGATGCAGCGCATCAAGGGCGGCGTGCTGGTCAACGGCGCCAACTCGCTGCTGGCGGGCCTGTTCAATACCTTCCCCAGCTCGATCTTCGCGCAGAACAACGGCGTGATTCAGCTGACCGGCATCGCCAGCCGCCACATTGGTATCTGGATTGCCGTGATGCTGGTGGTATTGGGCCTTTTCCCGAGTGTTGCCGGTGTTATTCAGGCTGTACCTGAGCCTGTGCTGGGCGGCGCGGCCATGGTCATGTTCGGTGCCGTGGCCGCTTCGGGCATCAATATTCTGGCTAGCACGCGCCTGGACCGCCGTGCACTGCTGATCATCGCCGTGTCGTTGGCGTTGGGCCTGGGCGTGGCCCAGGTGCCGGAGTTCCTGGCGCACATGCCGGCGGCTATTCGCAATGTACTTGAGTCAGGCGTTGCCACCGGTGGTATCTGCGCCCTGGTGCTGAACTGGTTCCTGCCAGAGCGCAACGAACACGCCTGA
- a CDS encoding Bax inhibitor-1/YccA family protein has protein sequence MREQDYAVHSGQQVEQREVSKVLRNTYSLLALTLAFSGVMAFVAQQMRVGYPNIFVVLIGFYGLFFLTNKLRDSAWGLVSTFALTGFMGFILGPILNRYLGMAGGAEVVSSAFAMTALVFGGLSAYVLISRKDMSFLSGFITAGFFVLLGAVVASFFFQISGLQLAISAGFVLFSSVCILFQTSAIIHGGERNYIMATISLYVSIYNLFVSLLQLFGIMGRDD, from the coding sequence ATGCGCGAACAGGATTATGCCGTACACAGCGGCCAACAGGTTGAGCAGCGCGAGGTCAGCAAGGTCCTGCGCAACACCTACAGCCTGCTGGCACTCACCCTCGCCTTCAGCGGTGTCATGGCCTTCGTCGCCCAGCAAATGCGTGTGGGCTACCCGAACATCTTCGTTGTGCTGATCGGCTTCTACGGCCTGTTCTTCCTTACCAACAAACTGCGTGATTCGGCGTGGGGCCTGGTGTCCACCTTCGCCCTCACCGGCTTCATGGGCTTCATCCTCGGCCCAATCCTCAACCGTTACCTGGGTATGGCCGGTGGCGCTGAGGTGGTCAGCTCGGCGTTCGCCATGACGGCCCTGGTGTTCGGTGGCCTGTCGGCCTATGTGCTGATCTCGCGCAAGGACATGAGCTTCCTCAGCGGTTTCATCACCGCCGGCTTCTTCGTCCTGCTGGGTGCCGTAGTGGCTAGCTTCTTCTTCCAGATCAGCGGCCTGCAACTGGCGATCAGCGCTGGCTTCGTGCTGTTCTCGTCGGTCTGCATCCTGTTCCAGACCAGCGCGATCATCCATGGCGGTGAGCGTAACTACATTATGGCGACCATCAGCCTGTATGTATCGATCTACAACCTGTTTGTCAGCCTGCTGCAACTGTTCGGCATCATGGGCCGCGACGACTGA
- the tusD gene encoding sulfurtransferase complex subunit TusD, with the protein MKFAIAVFSPAHAPSSRRALRYAEAVLAGGHEIARLFFYQDGVHSASANVVAPQDEQDIAGQWRAFIEQHQLDAVVCIAAALRRGVLDEAEASRYQRQAVNLPKPWELSGLGQLHEAAQLADRLVCFGGD; encoded by the coding sequence ATGAAATTCGCTATCGCGGTTTTTTCCCCGGCCCACGCACCCTCCTCGCGGCGCGCTTTACGCTACGCCGAGGCGGTGCTGGCCGGCGGGCATGAGATTGCCCGGTTGTTCTTCTATCAGGACGGTGTTCACAGCGCCTCGGCCAACGTGGTCGCGCCCCAGGACGAACAGGACATCGCCGGCCAGTGGCGCGCCTTTATCGAGCAGCACCAGCTGGACGCCGTGGTGTGCATCGCCGCTGCCTTGCGCCGCGGCGTGCTCGATGAGGCCGAAGCCAGCCGCTACCAGCGCCAAGCGGTGAACCTGCCCAAGCCGTGGGAGCTCTCCGGCCTGGGTCAACTGCATGAAGCGGCACAGCTCGCCGACCGCCTTGTCTGCTTTGGAGGCGATTGA
- a CDS encoding TusE/DsrC/DsvC family sulfur relay protein — translation MNTLTVDDQAIALDKDGFLVDLQDWSHAVAEALAARESIALTNDHWEVLELLRQFYEEFQLSPATRPLIKYTALKLGPEKGNSPHLNRLFNGTPAKLAAKLAGLPKPTNCI, via the coding sequence ATGAACACCCTGACCGTAGACGACCAGGCAATCGCCCTGGACAAGGACGGCTTTCTGGTCGACCTGCAAGACTGGTCCCACGCCGTCGCCGAAGCGCTGGCCGCGCGCGAAAGCATTGCCCTGACCAACGACCACTGGGAAGTCCTCGAACTGCTGCGCCAGTTCTATGAGGAGTTCCAGCTGTCTCCGGCAACGCGCCCACTGATCAAGTACACCGCGTTGAAGCTGGGCCCTGAAAAGGGCAACAGCCCGCACCTCAACCGCCTGTTCAACGGCACCCCCGCCAAACTTGCCGCCAAGCTGGCGGGCCTGCCCAAGCCGACCAATTGCATATGA
- the ltrA gene encoding group II intron reverse transcriptase/maturase: MPPVGVTVSLVAVMQKFPTAETVIPSPGQKLRMMHDSAKVSTASVTWTNAEPDTLMERVLAPANLRRAYQRVVSNKGAPGADGMTVADLAGYMKQYWPTLKARLLAGEYHPQAVRAVEIPKPQGGTRQLGIPSVVDRLIQQALQQQLTLIFDPLFSDYSYGFRPGRSTHQAVEMARAHVASGHRWCVEIDLEKFFDRVNHDILMACIECRVKDKCVLRLIRRYLEAGVMSGGVVSPRQEGTPQGGPLSPLLSNILLDEFDRELERRGHRFVRYADDANIYVRSPRAGERVLVSVERFLNQRLKLTVNQKKSRVARAWKCDYLGYGMSWHQQPRLRVATMSLGRLRDRLAELLRGARGRKMANTIERINPVLRGWAGYFKLSQSKRPLEELDGWVRHKLRCAIWRQWKQPSTRARNLMRLGLSEERACKSAYNGRGPWWNSGAPHMNQALPKKLWDRLGLVSILDTINRLSRIA; this comes from the coding sequence ATGCCGCCAGTAGGCGTCACTGTCTCGTTGGTAGCCGTAATGCAGAAATTTCCCACAGCGGAAACTGTCATCCCGAGTCCCGGCCAGAAGCTGAGGATGATGCATGACAGTGCAAAGGTATCGACGGCGTCAGTAACGTGGACGAACGCGGAGCCGGACACGCTGATGGAGCGGGTGCTTGCACCGGCCAACCTCAGACGTGCGTATCAACGCGTGGTCAGCAACAAGGGAGCGCCGGGTGCCGATGGCATGACGGTCGCTGACTTGGCGGGCTACATGAAACAGTATTGGCCAACCCTCAAGGCCAGGCTACTGGCCGGTGAATACCATCCACAAGCAGTGCGAGCGGTTGAAATTCCCAAGCCGCAGGGCGGCACACGGCAACTGGGAATCCCCAGCGTCGTGGACCGCTTGATCCAGCAAGCCTTGCAGCAACAGCTCACGCTCATCTTCGACCCACTGTTCTCGGACTACAGTTATGGCTTCCGTCCGGGCAGAAGCACACATCAAGCTGTCGAGATGGCCCGTGCCCATGTGGCATCGGGGCATCGGTGGTGCGTGGAAATCGATCTGGAAAAGTTCTTCGATCGAGTCAACCACGACATCCTCATGGCCTGTATCGAGTGCCGGGTCAAAGATAAGTGCGTACTTAGGCTTATCCGTCGCTACCTTGAAGCGGGAGTCATGTCAGGCGGTGTCGTTAGCCCACGGCAGGAAGGGACGCCGCAAGGCGGCCCGCTCTCGCCGCTGCTGTCGAATATCCTGCTCGATGAATTTGACCGCGAACTGGAGCGGCGGGGCCATCGCTTCGTGCGCTATGCCGATGACGCGAACATTTATGTGCGCAGTCCTCGGGCTGGCGAGCGAGTACTGGTCAGTGTCGAGCGCTTCCTGAACCAACGTTTGAAACTGACGGTGAATCAGAAGAAGAGTCGAGTCGCGAGAGCCTGGAAGTGTGACTACTTGGGCTATGGGATGAGCTGGCATCAGCAGCCAAGGCTGCGGGTGGCAACGATGAGCCTGGGTCGCCTGCGCGACCGGCTCGCAGAGTTGCTACGCGGTGCACGGGGTCGCAAGATGGCAAATACCATCGAGCGGATAAACCCTGTATTACGAGGCTGGGCGGGTTACTTCAAGCTCAGCCAGAGCAAACGGCCACTTGAGGAACTGGATGGCTGGGTCAGGCACAAACTCCGCTGTGCCATCTGGCGCCAATGGAAGCAGCCCTCTACGAGGGCGCGCAACCTGATGCGTCTGGGCTTAAGCGAAGAGCGTGCCTGTAAATCGGCCTATAACGGCCGAGGCCCGTGGTGGAACTCGGGGGCGCCACATATGAATCAGGCGCTGCCGAAGAAACTATGGGATCGACTCGGACTGGTCTCGATACTGGATACGATCAATCGGCTTAGCCGCATAGCCTGA
- the tusC gene encoding sulfurtransferase complex subunit TusC yields the protein MAKSLLIISRQAPWSGPSAREALDIALAGGAFDLPLGMLFLDDGVFQLAPAQQPAAVQQKNLAANLQALPMFGVEELFACQHSLALRGLAADSLALPVEVLDDAALKALIARFDQVVTL from the coding sequence ATGGCCAAATCCCTGTTGATCATCAGCCGCCAGGCGCCCTGGAGCGGCCCGTCTGCCCGCGAAGCGCTGGACATCGCACTGGCCGGCGGCGCTTTCGATCTGCCACTGGGCATGCTGTTCCTCGATGACGGCGTGTTCCAGCTCGCCCCAGCCCAGCAACCAGCGGCCGTGCAACAAAAGAACCTCGCCGCCAACCTGCAGGCACTGCCGATGTTTGGTGTAGAGGAGCTGTTCGCCTGCCAGCACAGCCTGGCCCTGCGCGGGCTTGCTGCCGACAGCCTGGCCCTGCCCGTTGAGGTGCTGGACGACGCGGCCCTGAAGGCCCTGATTGCCCGTTTCGACCAAGTGGTGACGCTCTGA
- the cysG gene encoding siroheme synthase CysG produces MDYLPLFHKLQGGRVLVVGGGEIALRKARLLADAGAALRVVAPEVDGQLAALAREGGGEVLVRGYQGADLVGCRLVIAATDDPELNAQVSAQAQALCVPVNVVDAPALCTVIFPAIVDRSPLVVAVSSGGDAPVLARLIRAKLETWIPSTYGELAALAARFRHKVKSLYPDVNQRRGFWETVFQGPIAERQLAGQGAEAERLLQAMVDGAPVQQGGEVYLVGAGPGDPDLLTFRALRLMQQADVVLYDRLVAPAIIEMCRRDAERIYVGKRRAEHAVPQDQINRLLVDLAREGKRVLRLKGGDPFIFGRGGEEIEELAEHGIPFQVVPGITAASGCSAYGGIPLTHRDHAQSVRFVTGHLKDGTSNLPWNDLVAPNQTLVFYMGLVGLPTICAELIRHGRASSTPAALVQQGTTRNQRVFTGTLADLPALVAKHEVHAPTLVIVGEVVQLRDKLAWFEGAQQDQ; encoded by the coding sequence ATGGATTACCTGCCGCTGTTCCACAAGCTGCAGGGCGGCCGTGTGCTGGTCGTCGGTGGCGGCGAGATCGCCTTGCGCAAGGCGCGCCTGCTGGCCGATGCCGGCGCCGCGCTGCGGGTGGTGGCGCCTGAGGTCGACGGCCAACTGGCTGCGCTGGCCCGTGAAGGTGGCGGTGAGGTCCTGGTGCGTGGCTATCAGGGGGCTGACCTGGTCGGCTGTCGCCTGGTGATTGCGGCCACCGACGACCCTGAGCTCAATGCTCAGGTGTCGGCGCAGGCGCAGGCGCTTTGCGTGCCGGTCAATGTGGTGGATGCGCCGGCGCTGTGCACGGTGATCTTCCCGGCCATTGTCGACCGTTCGCCGCTGGTGGTTGCGGTATCCAGCGGCGGTGACGCCCCTGTGCTGGCGCGCCTGATTCGCGCCAAGCTGGAAACCTGGATCCCGTCCACTTATGGCGAGCTGGCCGCCTTGGCAGCGCGCTTCCGGCACAAGGTCAAGTCGCTTTACCCGGATGTCAACCAGCGTCGCGGCTTCTGGGAAACCGTGTTCCAGGGCCCGATCGCCGAGCGTCAGTTGGCCGGGCAGGGTGCCGAGGCCGAGCGGCTGTTGCAGGCGATGGTCGATGGTGCCCCGGTGCAGCAGGGGGGGGAGGTGTATCTGGTAGGGGCGGGGCCGGGTGATCCGGACTTGCTCACCTTCCGCGCCTTGCGCCTGATGCAGCAGGCCGATGTGGTGCTGTATGACCGCCTGGTGGCACCGGCGATCATTGAGATGTGCCGCCGCGACGCCGAGCGTATCTACGTCGGTAAGCGTCGTGCCGAGCATGCCGTGCCGCAGGATCAGATCAACCGTCTGCTGGTCGACCTGGCCCGCGAGGGTAAGCGTGTGTTGCGCCTGAAGGGCGGTGACCCGTTCATTTTCGGCCGTGGGGGCGAAGAGATCGAAGAGCTTGCCGAGCATGGCATCCCGTTCCAGGTGGTGCCCGGTATTACCGCAGCCAGTGGTTGCTCTGCCTACGGCGGCATTCCGTTGACCCACCGTGACCATGCTCAGTCAGTGCGCTTCGTCACCGGCCACCTCAAGGACGGTACCAGCAACCTGCCTTGGAATGACCTGGTGGCGCCGAACCAGACCTTGGTGTTCTACATGGGCCTGGTAGGGTTGCCGACCATTTGCGCTGAGCTGATTCGCCATGGCCGTGCGTCGAGCACGCCGGCGGCGTTGGTGCAGCAGGGGACTACCCGCAATCAGCGGGTGTTCACTGGTACGTTGGCTGACCTGCCAGCATTGGTGGCCAAGCATGAAGTGCATGCGCCGACCCTGGTGATTGTCGGGGAAGTGGTCCAGTTGCGTGACAAGCTGGCCTGGTTCGAAGGTGCACAGCAGGACCAGTAA
- the serS gene encoding serine--tRNA ligase, translated as MLDSKLLRGQLQEVADRLASRGFSLDVARIESLEERRKAVQTRTEQLQAERNARSKSIGQAKAKGEDIAPLMADVERMANELAAGKVELDGIQAELDGIVLTIPNLPDASVPVGASEDDNVEVRRWGTPRAFDFPIKDHVALGEISGGLDFEAAAKLSGARFAVLRGPVARLHRALAQFMINLHTAEHGYEEHYTPYLVQAPALQGTGQLPKFEEDLFKITREGEADFYLIPTAEVSLTNLVAGEIIDAKLLPLKLVAHTPCFRSEAGASGRDTRGMIRQHQFDKVEMVQVVEPSKSMEALEGLTANAERVLQLLELPYRVLALCTGDMGFGAVKTYDLEVWVPSQDKYREISSCSNCGDFQARRMQARWRNPETGKPELVHTLNGSGLAVGRTLVAVLENYQQADGSIRVPEVLKPYMGGVEVIR; from the coding sequence ATGCTCGATTCCAAACTGTTACGCGGCCAACTTCAGGAAGTGGCGGACCGCCTCGCCTCCCGTGGCTTCAGCCTGGATGTCGCGCGCATCGAATCGCTGGAAGAGCGCCGCAAGGCGGTGCAGACCCGCACCGAGCAGCTGCAGGCCGAGCGTAACGCCCGCTCCAAATCCATCGGTCAGGCCAAGGCCAAGGGCGAGGACATCGCACCGCTGATGGCTGACGTCGAGCGCATGGCCAATGAACTGGCCGCAGGCAAGGTCGAGCTCGATGGCATCCAGGCCGAACTGGATGGCATTGTCCTGACCATCCCCAACCTGCCGGACGCCAGTGTGCCGGTCGGTGCCAGCGAAGACGACAACGTCGAAGTGCGCCGTTGGGGCACGCCGAGGGCGTTCGATTTTCCAATCAAAGACCACGTCGCCCTAGGTGAAATCAGCGGTGGCCTGGACTTCGAGGCTGCTGCCAAGCTGTCGGGCGCCCGTTTTGCCGTGCTGCGCGGCCCGGTTGCCCGCCTGCACCGCGCCCTGGCGCAGTTCATGATCAACCTGCACACCGCTGAACACGGCTACGAAGAACACTACACCCCGTACCTGGTGCAGGCGCCAGCGTTGCAGGGCACCGGCCAGCTGCCGAAGTTCGAGGAAGACCTGTTCAAGATCACCCGTGAAGGCGAAGCCGACTTCTACCTGATCCCGACCGCTGAAGTGTCGCTGACCAACCTGGTAGCCGGCGAGATCATCGATGCCAAGCTGCTGCCGCTCAAGCTGGTCGCCCATACCCCGTGCTTCCGCAGTGAAGCCGGCGCTTCGGGCCGTGATACCCGTGGCATGATCCGCCAGCACCAGTTCGACAAGGTCGAGATGGTCCAGGTGGTCGAGCCGTCCAAGTCCATGGAGGCGCTGGAAGGCCTCACTGCCAACGCCGAGCGCGTACTGCAGCTGCTGGAACTGCCCTACCGCGTACTGGCCCTGTGCACCGGCGACATGGGCTTCGGCGCGGTGAAAACCTACGACCTCGAAGTATGGGTGCCGAGCCAGGACAAGTACCGCGAGATCAGCTCCTGCTCCAACTGCGGTGACTTCCAGGCGCGCCGCATGCAGGCCCGCTGGCGCAACCCGGAAACCGGCAAGCCAGAGCTGGTGCACACCCTCAACGGTTCGGGCCTGGCCGTAGGCCGTACCCTGGTCGCTGTGCTGGAAAACTACCAGCAGGCCGATGGCTCCATCCGCGTGCCGGAAGTGCTCAAGCCCTACATGGGCGGTGTCGAGGTCATCCGCTAA